The genomic interval GAACGTGGTGGGTTGTCTGTTCTTTCTGCCCCGGTTTGGCGAACTGGGCGCCGTCTACTCGCTGTTCGCGATGAGCGTGGCGTCGCAATTCCTGAATCACCGGTATCTGACCAAAGCCGGCATCCACGCGACGTTCTTCTCCTATGTGCGGCCCATCGTCATCCTGGCCGTGCTTATCGGGGTGTATGAGCTGCTGGGCGGCACCAGCATGTGGCTCCGGGTGGCGATGATCCTCGCGTTCCCGGTTCTGTGCTGGGCACTGATGCCGGAGGTCCGTAGCGCGGGGCGGTTCGTGGGCGGTCACGCGATGACGGCGCGGGGAAAGCTGAGCCGGTCGATCCGGGGAGCGGGGACGGTATGACGCAGGCCCGGCCGATCGTGATGTTGGATGCGCTGGTCGACAACGACTACAGCCTGTGTCTCTGCAACGGACTCGTCGAAGCCGGCGCGGACATTCGCCTGGTGACCGTGGAGGGCCGGCGTGTCGCGCTGCCGGTCGCGTTTCCGATGCTGGGGTGGGCGCCGCCGAAGGCCGGCCCACGCGGGGCCGTGGCCAAGTTCGTGCACTATCTGCGCTACTGGCGGCGCGTGCTGGCGCTGGGGCGATCGATTCGCCGGCAGGGCGGCGTGCTGCATTTTCAGTTTTTTCGCCGCGAGCGGATCGACAGCCTGTTTGTCGTGCTGCTGCACTGGATGGGGGTCCGCCTGGTGCATACGGCGCACAACATCGTGCCGCATGAGCATTCGCCGATCGACCGCCGGCTCAAGCGCCTCGTCTATCGCAGCGTCGACGGGATCGTCGTGCACTCGGCGTATATCAAGCGGGCGTTGCTGGAGGCGTTCGACGTGCCGGCGGACAAGGTGCATGTCGTCCCGCACGGCAACTTCGATCACTACCTCCCCGAGGTGCTGCCGGATCGCCAGGCCGCGCGCGCGTCGCTGGGCCTCGAGCCGGGGGATACCGTGCTCCTGTTCTTCGGCTACATCCGCAAATACAAGGGGCTCGATCTGCTGCTCGACGCCTTCGAGCAGGTGGCGGCCGCGCAGCCGGGCGCCCGGCTGGTGATCGCCGGCCAGCCGCACACGGCCGCCGAGGCGGCGGAGTACCGGGACCGTATCGAGCGGCATCCGGCGGCCTCGCGCATCATTTTCCACGGCCGTTTTATCGAAAACAGCGAGGTTGCCGCCTATTTCACGGCCGCCGACCTGGTGGCCCTGCCGTACCGCCACATTTACCACAGCGGTCTGGTGCATCTGGCCTTCTCCTTTGGGAAGGCTGTTATTGCAACGCGGGTTGGCGACTTCCCCGAGACGATCGACGACGGGGAGACGGGGTTGCTGGTGGAGGGCGGCTCGCCGGCCGCGCTGGCGTCCGGCATCCTCGATGCGATCGCCGACCCGGATCACCTGCACATGATGGGCGCCCGGGCGCGACACATCAGCGCCACGCGGTATGCCTGGAAGGACATCGGCGAACAGACGCGGGCCGTGTACGCGTCGTTGGATCGCTAAGCGCAGGCACCAGCACGAGCTTTCGTCACTACCCGCCTGGCGCATCCCAACCCGGC from Rhodothermales bacterium carries:
- a CDS encoding glycosyltransferase family 4 protein translates to MTQARPIVMLDALVDNDYSLCLCNGLVEAGADIRLVTVEGRRVALPVAFPMLGWAPPKAGPRGAVAKFVHYLRYWRRVLALGRSIRRQGGVLHFQFFRRERIDSLFVVLLHWMGVRLVHTAHNIVPHEHSPIDRRLKRLVYRSVDGIVVHSAYIKRALLEAFDVPADKVHVVPHGNFDHYLPEVLPDRQAARASLGLEPGDTVLLFFGYIRKYKGLDLLLDAFEQVAAAQPGARLVIAGQPHTAAEAAEYRDRIERHPAASRIIFHGRFIENSEVAAYFTAADLVALPYRHIYHSGLVHLAFSFGKAVIATRVGDFPETIDDGETGLLVEGGSPAALASGILDAIADPDHLHMMGARARHISATRYAWKDIGEQTRAVYASLDR